In one Brassica oleracea var. oleracea cultivar TO1000 chromosome C9, BOL, whole genome shotgun sequence genomic region, the following are encoded:
- the LOC106315011 gene encoding uncharacterized protein LOC106315011, with protein MSSSSSDEVEARLEEIFDEIVEDTYNDIVEFQTNKQRRRAYIERNREARHDRLWNDYFSEDSTFPAHLSWRRFRMNKELFLRIVHGLAENVPFFRQRRDATGRFGLSSLEKSTAAIRQLAYDSAADTVDEYLRLGESTALSCLHHFTDGIIQLFGDGYLRRPTPEDLQRLLDIGEKRGFLGW; from the coding sequence ATGTCATCATCTTCATCCGATGAAGTCGAAGCAAGACTGGAAGAAATTTTCGATGAAATCGTCGAAGATACATACAATGACATAGTCGAGTTCCAAACGAATAAGCAAAGGAGACGTGCTTATATAGAACGAAACCGTGAAGCACGACACGACCGTTTATGGAATGACTACTTCAGCGAAGATTCGACATTCCCGGCACATTTATCCTGGCGCCGTTTCCGCATGAATAAGGAATTATTCTTGCGTATTGTCCATGGCCTCGCAGAGAACGTTCCTTTCTTTCGACAAAGAAGAGATGCGACCGGGAGGTTTGGTCTTTCTTCACTAGAAAAAAGTACGGCAGCTATTCGTCAGCTAGCTTATGATTCTGCGGCTGACACGGTAGACGAATATCTCCGACTTGGTGAAAGCACGGCACTTTCGTGTTTACACCATTTCACCGACGGAATAATACAGTTATTCGGAGATGGGTATCTACGAAGACCCACACCAGAGGATCTTCAACGACTCCTCGATATTGGAGAGAAACGCGGTTTCCTGGGATGGTAG